A single window of Papio anubis isolate 15944 chromosome 8, Panubis1.0, whole genome shotgun sequence DNA harbors:
- the STMN4 gene encoding stathmin-4 isoform X1 — MTLAAYKEKMKELPLVSLFCSCFLADPLNKSSYKYEGWCGRQCRRKDESQRKDSADWRERRAQADTVDLNWCVISDMEVIELNKCTSGQSFEVILKPPSFDGVPEFNASLPRRRDPSLEEIQKKLEAAEERRKYQEAELLKHLAEKREHEREVIQKAIEENNNFIKMAKEKLAQKMESNKENREAHLAAMLERLQEKDKHAEEVRKNKELKEEASR, encoded by the exons ATGACCCTTGCTG CCTACAAAGAGAAGATGAAGGAGCTTCCGCTGGTTTCCTTGTTCTGCTCCTGCTTCCTGGCCGATCCCCTGAATAAGTCTTCCTACAAATATGAAG GCTGGTGTGGGAGACAGTGTAGGAGGAAGGATGAAAGCCAGCGGAAAGACAGTGCTGactggagagaaagaagagcGCAGG CAGACACGGTGGACCTGAATTGGTGCGTCATTTCCGACATGGAAGTCATCGAGCTGAACAAATGCACCTCGGGCCAGTCCTTCGAAGTCATCCTGAAGCCACCTTCCTTTGATGGGGTGCCCGAGTTCAACGCCTCCCTGCCCAGGCGGCGAGACCCATCCCTGGAAGAGATCCAGAAGAAACTAGAAGCGGCTGAGGAGCGAAGGAAG TACCAGGAAGCGGAGCTCCTGAAACACCTAGCAGAGAAACGGGAACATGAGAGAGAGGTGATCCAAAAAGCCATTGAGGAAAACAACAACTTCATCAAGATGGCTAAGGAAAAACTGGCCCAGAAGATGGAATCCAATAAGGAGAACCGGGAGGCCCACCTCGCTGCCATGTTGGAACGGCTGCAAGAGAAG gACAAGCATGCCGAGGAGGTGAGGAAAAACAAGGAGCTGAAGGAAGAGGCCTCCAGGTAA
- the STMN4 gene encoding stathmin-4 isoform X3: protein MTLAAYKEKMKELPLVSLFCSCFLADPLNKSSYKYEADTVDLNWCVISDMEVIELNKCTSGQSFEVILKPPSFDGVPEFNASLPRRRDPSLEEIQKKLEAAEERRKYQEAELLKHLAEKREHEREVIQKAIEENNNFIKMAKEKLAQKMESNKENREAHLAAMLERLQEKDKHAEEVRKNKELKEEASR, encoded by the exons ATGACCCTTGCTG CCTACAAAGAGAAGATGAAGGAGCTTCCGCTGGTTTCCTTGTTCTGCTCCTGCTTCCTGGCCGATCCCCTGAATAAGTCTTCCTACAAATATGAAG CAGACACGGTGGACCTGAATTGGTGCGTCATTTCCGACATGGAAGTCATCGAGCTGAACAAATGCACCTCGGGCCAGTCCTTCGAAGTCATCCTGAAGCCACCTTCCTTTGATGGGGTGCCCGAGTTCAACGCCTCCCTGCCCAGGCGGCGAGACCCATCCCTGGAAGAGATCCAGAAGAAACTAGAAGCGGCTGAGGAGCGAAGGAAG TACCAGGAAGCGGAGCTCCTGAAACACCTAGCAGAGAAACGGGAACATGAGAGAGAGGTGATCCAAAAAGCCATTGAGGAAAACAACAACTTCATCAAGATGGCTAAGGAAAAACTGGCCCAGAAGATGGAATCCAATAAGGAGAACCGGGAGGCCCACCTCGCTGCCATGTTGGAACGGCTGCAAGAGAAG gACAAGCATGCCGAGGAGGTGAGGAAAAACAAGGAGCTGAAGGAAGAGGCCTCCAGGTAA
- the STMN4 gene encoding stathmin-4 isoform X4 produces MTLAAYKEKMKELPLVSLFCSCFLADPLNKSSYKYEADTVDLNWCVISDMEVIELNKCTSGQSFEVILKPPSFDGVPEFNASLPRRRDPSLEEIQKKLEAAEERRKYQEAELLKHLAEKREHEREVIQKAIEENNNFIKMAKEKLAQKMESNKENREAHLAAMLERLQEKEPPAAR; encoded by the exons ATGACCCTTGCTG CCTACAAAGAGAAGATGAAGGAGCTTCCGCTGGTTTCCTTGTTCTGCTCCTGCTTCCTGGCCGATCCCCTGAATAAGTCTTCCTACAAATATGAAG CAGACACGGTGGACCTGAATTGGTGCGTCATTTCCGACATGGAAGTCATCGAGCTGAACAAATGCACCTCGGGCCAGTCCTTCGAAGTCATCCTGAAGCCACCTTCCTTTGATGGGGTGCCCGAGTTCAACGCCTCCCTGCCCAGGCGGCGAGACCCATCCCTGGAAGAGATCCAGAAGAAACTAGAAGCGGCTGAGGAGCGAAGGAAG TACCAGGAAGCGGAGCTCCTGAAACACCTAGCAGAGAAACGGGAACATGAGAGAGAGGTGATCCAAAAAGCCATTGAGGAAAACAACAACTTCATCAAGATGGCTAAGGAAAAACTGGCCCAGAAGATGGAATCCAATAAGGAGAACCGGGAGGCCCACCTCGCTGCCATGTTGGAACGGCTGCAAGAGAAG GAACCGCCTGCTGCGCGGTGA
- the STMN4 gene encoding stathmin-4 isoform X2, which translates to MTLAAYKEKMKELPLVSLFCSCFLADPLNKSSYKYEGWCGRQCRRKDESQRKDSADWRERRAQADTVDLNWCVISDMEVIELNKCTSGQSFEVILKPPSFDGVPEFNASLPRRRDPSLEEIQKKLEAAEERRKYQEAELLKHLAEKREHEREVIQKAIEENNNFIKMAKEKLAQKMESNKENREAHLAAMLERLQEKEPPAAR; encoded by the exons ATGACCCTTGCTG CCTACAAAGAGAAGATGAAGGAGCTTCCGCTGGTTTCCTTGTTCTGCTCCTGCTTCCTGGCCGATCCCCTGAATAAGTCTTCCTACAAATATGAAG GCTGGTGTGGGAGACAGTGTAGGAGGAAGGATGAAAGCCAGCGGAAAGACAGTGCTGactggagagaaagaagagcGCAGG CAGACACGGTGGACCTGAATTGGTGCGTCATTTCCGACATGGAAGTCATCGAGCTGAACAAATGCACCTCGGGCCAGTCCTTCGAAGTCATCCTGAAGCCACCTTCCTTTGATGGGGTGCCCGAGTTCAACGCCTCCCTGCCCAGGCGGCGAGACCCATCCCTGGAAGAGATCCAGAAGAAACTAGAAGCGGCTGAGGAGCGAAGGAAG TACCAGGAAGCGGAGCTCCTGAAACACCTAGCAGAGAAACGGGAACATGAGAGAGAGGTGATCCAAAAAGCCATTGAGGAAAACAACAACTTCATCAAGATGGCTAAGGAAAAACTGGCCCAGAAGATGGAATCCAATAAGGAGAACCGGGAGGCCCACCTCGCTGCCATGTTGGAACGGCTGCAAGAGAAG GAACCGCCTGCTGCGCGGTGA